Proteins from a single region of Bombus huntii isolate Logan2020A chromosome 2, iyBomHunt1.1, whole genome shotgun sequence:
- the LOC126878338 gene encoding endoglucanase E-4-like: MELNAFVIYVASLAIASIAFIDTINANPPYYVKPIEDENDYARVLELSLLFYEAQRSGKLPENNRIPWREDSALDDRGLNGEDLTGGYYDAGDFVKFGFTMASTTTLLAWGAVSWPEAYNAAGQLDELRKAIKWATDYFIKCHVSEYVFYGQVGDFSLDHTFWGRPEELNTTRPAYKIDPEHPGSDLAGETAAALAASSMVFRNHDPEYSAKCLKHAKELYKFANEYRGLYHEAIRGAAQYYESTDYGDELAWAAVWLFKATNDTIYLEDAEHHYQHFHLKERPNEFFYNKKVAGVQVLLAQMTGQPEYQNAARAFCDFSVRQQKRTPKGLLYIDKFGTLCHAANVAFVCLEAADSPGIGDPQEYREFAEQQIYYMLGGGGRSYVVGWGRNPPKQPHHAASSCPDRPAVCGWPEFDKDAPNPQILYGALVSGPDEADKFHDHREDYVYTEVTLDYNAGFTSALAGLLQLRVKSTT; encoded by the exons ATGGAACTGAACGCGTTTGTCATCTATGTTGCG AGCTTGGCGATAGCATCGATAGCCTTCATCGATACGATAAACGCGAACCCACCGTACTACGTGAAACCCATCGAGGACGAGAACGATTACGCTCGTGTGCTGGAGCTTTCGCTTTTGTTTTACGAGGCACAACGATCGGGAAAGCTGCCGGAGAACAATCGAATCCCATGGAGAGAGGACTCGGCGCTCGACGATCGAGGACTGAACGGAGAAGATTTGACCGGAGGCTATTATGATG ctGGTGATTTCGTGAAGTTCGGTTTTACTATGGCTTCGACAACTACCCTTCTGGCTTGGGGCGCCGTCAGTTGGCCAGAAGCTTACAACGCGGCTGGCCAACTCGACGAACTTCGTAAAGCCATCAAATGGGCTACAGACTACTTCATCAAGTGCCATGTAAGCGAATATGTCTTTTACGGGCAAGTCGGGGATTTCTCATTAGATCACACGTTTTGGGGGAGACCAGAAGAACTGAATACCACCAGACCTGCCTATAAAATTGATCCGGAACACCCAG GATCCGATCTAGCAGGTGAAACAGCTGCTGCCCTCGCAGCATCCAGTATGGTATTTCGTAATCACGATCCAGAATACAGTGCTAAATGTTTGAAACACGCCAAGGAATTGTACAAGTTTGCCAATGAATATCGAGGGCTTTATCACGAAGCGATCCGTGGAGCAGCTCAGTATTACGAGAGCACGGATTATGGTGACGAATTGGCTTGGGCGGCGGTGTGGCTGTTCAAGGCAACGAACGATACAATATATCTCGAGGATGCTGAACATCATTACCAGCATTTCCATCTCAAAGAGAGACCGAACGAATTCTTTTACAACAAGAAGGTCGCTGGCGTTCAG GTCTTGTTGGCACAGATGACAGGGCAACCGGAATATCAGAACGCGGCACGTGCTTTCTGCGATTTCTCGGTGCGCCAGCAAAAACGCACGCCGAAGGGATTGCTGTACATCGACAAGTTCGGCACCCTCTGCCACGCTGCAAATGTAGCGTTCGTTTGCCTGGAGGCGGCTGACTCACCCGGTATCGGCGATCCCCAGGAATATCGTGAATTTGCCGAGCAACAAATTTACTATATGCTGGGAGGAGGCG GCAGGAGTTACGTGGTCGGTTGGGGTCGAAATCCACCGAAGCAGCCACATCATGCTGCGTCATCCTGCCCCGACAGACCAGCCGTTTGTGGATGGCCCGAATTCGACAAGGACGCACCAAACCCTCAAATCCTTTATGGTGCCCTGGTCTCCGGCCCCGACGAGGCGGACAAGTTTCACGATCATCGAGAGGATTACGTATACACGGAAGTCACATTGGATTACAATGCCGGATTCACGAGTGCACTGGCCGGATTGTTGCAACTACGAGTTAAAAGCACTACGTAA